From Coffea arabica cultivar ET-39 chromosome 2e, Coffea Arabica ET-39 HiFi, whole genome shotgun sequence, the proteins below share one genomic window:
- the LOC113732088 gene encoding protein NRT1/ PTR FAMILY 7.3 isoform X2 has translation MSCLNIAKVHQMEKNNAMDQRKECTFDGSVDRHGRPAVREGTGKWFAGNLLLVNQGLATLAFFGVGVNLVLFLTRVMGQNNADAANNVSKWTGTVYVFSLLGAFLSDAYWGRHKSCAVFQAIFVVGLVSLSISSNIFLVKPSGCGNEQTPCGSHSTLQVALFYVSIYLVALGYGGYQPNIATFGADQFDEDHPKESHSKVAFFSYFYLALNLGSLFSNTVLGYFEDEGKWAIGFWASAGSALLGLLLFLVGTPRYRHFMAQGNPLSRFCQVVVASAKKWKVKIPDDSDELYEVEGKKEADNADRKLLHTEGFRFLDRAAVITSKDFEEDDICNPWRLTTVTKVEEVKCILRLLPIWLCTILYSVVFTQMASLFVEQGAAMRTTVSGFHIPPASMSSFDILSVAAFIFIYRRVLDPLVARLRKKYNPGGLTELQRMGIGLIIAIMAMVAAGIVEHFRLKHRLTNCSDCDNSSSLSIFWQVPQYVLIGASEVFMYVGQLEFFNGQAPDGLKSFGSALCMTSISLGNYVSSLLVTMVMKISTSDEMPGWIPGNLNKGHLDRFYFLLAALTSADFVVYLVCAKWYKYVQFERRNLNNDENQADMKV, from the exons ATGTCTTGCTTAAACATTGCCAAAGTG CACCAGATGGAGAAGAATAATGCAATGGATCAGAGGAAGGAATGCACTTTTGATGGGAGTGTGGATCGACATGGTCGCCCTGCTGTTCGTGAAGGCACTGGAAAATGGTTTGCTGGTAATTTATTACTCG TGAACCAAGGACTGGCCACACTGGCATTCTTTGGCGTTGGAGTAAACCTGGTCCTGTTTCTGACTCGAGTGATGGGCCAAAATAATGCTGATGCAGCAAATAATGTGAGCAAATGGACAGGAACTGTCTATGTCTTCTCTCTTCTTGGAGCCTTCCTCAGTGACGCCTACTGGGGTCGACACAAGTCCTGTGCAGTCTTTCAAGCCATCTTTGTCGTT GGCTTAGTGTCATTATCAATATcatcaaatattttcttagtaaaGCCCAGTGGCTGTGGGAATGAACAAACTCCCTGCGGATCCCACTCAACTCTCCAGGTTGCACTATTTTACGTGTCAATATACCTCGTCGCCCTTGGATATGGGGGGTATCAACCAAATATTGCAACTTTTGGAGCCGACCAATTTGATGAAGATCATCCTAAAGAAAGCCACTCAAAAGTTGCTTTCTTTAGTTACTTCTACTTGGCCTTAAATCTGGGATCTCTGTTCTCCAACACTGTTCTTGGCTATTTTGAGGATGAAGGAAAGTGGGCTATAGGATTTTGGGCATCAGCTGGGTCGGCTCTACTTGGATTGCTATTGTTTCTTGTAGGCACACCTAGATATAGGCATTTCATGGCACAGGGTAATCCACTTTCAAGATTTTGTCAAGTGGTCGTTGCTTCAGCTAAGAAATGGAAGGTCAAAATTCCGGATGATTCAGATGAATTATACGAAGTAGAGGGGAAGAAAGAAGCAGACAATGCAGATAGAAAGCTACTCCATACTGAAGGATTCAG ATTTTTGGATAGAGCAGCTGTAATAACATCGAAGGATTTTGAAGAGGATGATATTTGCAATCCATGGCGCCTTACCACCGTGACTAAAGTAGAAGAAGTTAAATGCATCTTAAGGCTTCTTCCTATATGGTTATGCACAATTCTATACTCTGTTGTCTTTACTCAGATGGCCTCCCTCTTTGTAGAACAGGGTGCTGCCATGAGGACAACAGTTTCAGGCTTTCATATCCCACCAGCAAGCATGTCTAGCTTCGATATTCTGAGTGTAGCGGCATTCATATTCATATACAGGCGAGTTCTTGATCCCCTTGTTGCCAGGCtaagaaagaagtacaaccctGGAGGGCTAACCGAGCTTCAGAGGATGGGAATTGGACTCATCATAGCCATAATGGCAATGGTTGCAGCTGGAATTGTTGAGCATTTCAGGCTGAAACATAGGCTTACTAATTGTTCAGATTGTGACAATTCAAGTTCTTTAAGCATTTTCTGGCAAGTCCCACAATATGTACTGATTGGAGCATCAGAAGTTTTCATGTATGTTGGACAACTGGAATTCTTTAACGGGCAGGCACCTGATGGTTTGAAGAGCTTTGGCAGTGCACTTTGTATGACATCTATATCATTGGGAAACTATGTTAGCAGTTTACTAGTGACCATGGTCATGAAAATTTCCACTAGTGATGAAATGCCAGGATGGATTCCTGGAAATCTCAACAAGGGTCACCTGGACAGATTTTACTTCCTTTTAGCAGCATTGACATCAGCTGATTTTGTGGTCTACCTGGTCTGTGCCAAATGGTACAAGTATGTTCAATTTGAAAGAAGAAATTTGAACAATGACGAAAACCAAGCAGACATGAAAGTCTAG
- the LOC113732088 gene encoding protein NRT1/ PTR FAMILY 7.2 isoform X1, with amino-acid sequence MSCLNIAKVVSAEVSHHQMEKNNAMDQRKECTFDGSVDRHGRPAVREGTGKWFAGNLLLVNQGLATLAFFGVGVNLVLFLTRVMGQNNADAANNVSKWTGTVYVFSLLGAFLSDAYWGRHKSCAVFQAIFVVGLVSLSISSNIFLVKPSGCGNEQTPCGSHSTLQVALFYVSIYLVALGYGGYQPNIATFGADQFDEDHPKESHSKVAFFSYFYLALNLGSLFSNTVLGYFEDEGKWAIGFWASAGSALLGLLLFLVGTPRYRHFMAQGNPLSRFCQVVVASAKKWKVKIPDDSDELYEVEGKKEADNADRKLLHTEGFRFLDRAAVITSKDFEEDDICNPWRLTTVTKVEEVKCILRLLPIWLCTILYSVVFTQMASLFVEQGAAMRTTVSGFHIPPASMSSFDILSVAAFIFIYRRVLDPLVARLRKKYNPGGLTELQRMGIGLIIAIMAMVAAGIVEHFRLKHRLTNCSDCDNSSSLSIFWQVPQYVLIGASEVFMYVGQLEFFNGQAPDGLKSFGSALCMTSISLGNYVSSLLVTMVMKISTSDEMPGWIPGNLNKGHLDRFYFLLAALTSADFVVYLVCAKWYKYVQFERRNLNNDENQADMKV; translated from the exons ATGTCTTGCTTAAACATTGCCAAAGTGGTTAGTGCTGAAGTTTCTCAT CACCAGATGGAGAAGAATAATGCAATGGATCAGAGGAAGGAATGCACTTTTGATGGGAGTGTGGATCGACATGGTCGCCCTGCTGTTCGTGAAGGCACTGGAAAATGGTTTGCTGGTAATTTATTACTCG TGAACCAAGGACTGGCCACACTGGCATTCTTTGGCGTTGGAGTAAACCTGGTCCTGTTTCTGACTCGAGTGATGGGCCAAAATAATGCTGATGCAGCAAATAATGTGAGCAAATGGACAGGAACTGTCTATGTCTTCTCTCTTCTTGGAGCCTTCCTCAGTGACGCCTACTGGGGTCGACACAAGTCCTGTGCAGTCTTTCAAGCCATCTTTGTCGTT GGCTTAGTGTCATTATCAATATcatcaaatattttcttagtaaaGCCCAGTGGCTGTGGGAATGAACAAACTCCCTGCGGATCCCACTCAACTCTCCAGGTTGCACTATTTTACGTGTCAATATACCTCGTCGCCCTTGGATATGGGGGGTATCAACCAAATATTGCAACTTTTGGAGCCGACCAATTTGATGAAGATCATCCTAAAGAAAGCCACTCAAAAGTTGCTTTCTTTAGTTACTTCTACTTGGCCTTAAATCTGGGATCTCTGTTCTCCAACACTGTTCTTGGCTATTTTGAGGATGAAGGAAAGTGGGCTATAGGATTTTGGGCATCAGCTGGGTCGGCTCTACTTGGATTGCTATTGTTTCTTGTAGGCACACCTAGATATAGGCATTTCATGGCACAGGGTAATCCACTTTCAAGATTTTGTCAAGTGGTCGTTGCTTCAGCTAAGAAATGGAAGGTCAAAATTCCGGATGATTCAGATGAATTATACGAAGTAGAGGGGAAGAAAGAAGCAGACAATGCAGATAGAAAGCTACTCCATACTGAAGGATTCAG ATTTTTGGATAGAGCAGCTGTAATAACATCGAAGGATTTTGAAGAGGATGATATTTGCAATCCATGGCGCCTTACCACCGTGACTAAAGTAGAAGAAGTTAAATGCATCTTAAGGCTTCTTCCTATATGGTTATGCACAATTCTATACTCTGTTGTCTTTACTCAGATGGCCTCCCTCTTTGTAGAACAGGGTGCTGCCATGAGGACAACAGTTTCAGGCTTTCATATCCCACCAGCAAGCATGTCTAGCTTCGATATTCTGAGTGTAGCGGCATTCATATTCATATACAGGCGAGTTCTTGATCCCCTTGTTGCCAGGCtaagaaagaagtacaaccctGGAGGGCTAACCGAGCTTCAGAGGATGGGAATTGGACTCATCATAGCCATAATGGCAATGGTTGCAGCTGGAATTGTTGAGCATTTCAGGCTGAAACATAGGCTTACTAATTGTTCAGATTGTGACAATTCAAGTTCTTTAAGCATTTTCTGGCAAGTCCCACAATATGTACTGATTGGAGCATCAGAAGTTTTCATGTATGTTGGACAACTGGAATTCTTTAACGGGCAGGCACCTGATGGTTTGAAGAGCTTTGGCAGTGCACTTTGTATGACATCTATATCATTGGGAAACTATGTTAGCAGTTTACTAGTGACCATGGTCATGAAAATTTCCACTAGTGATGAAATGCCAGGATGGATTCCTGGAAATCTCAACAAGGGTCACCTGGACAGATTTTACTTCCTTTTAGCAGCATTGACATCAGCTGATTTTGTGGTCTACCTGGTCTGTGCCAAATGGTACAAGTATGTTCAATTTGAAAGAAGAAATTTGAACAATGACGAAAACCAAGCAGACATGAAAGTCTAG